A genomic stretch from Bradyrhizobium sp. 195 includes:
- a CDS encoding adenylate/guanylate cyclase domain-containing protein, whose amino-acid sequence MAGANDKRRFLREGLFAKYVVSLVGLVVFVLAVNGAMETWISYRATRTQLTDGLEDKAQAAARRIEQSISELDRQISWVTRASQDTLEKRRADYASLLHQVSVVNQLFQLNGDGREVLRVSRQSTTTGSNADLSRDMRFTETVARGVSYAPAWFVDRTPLMSISVAHSGFNAGVTVAEIDLSFLSDFLSDAQVGKAAFAYVVDPRGRVLATSSKGPDVGKDLSKLPQVAAAIAPGHEPDTSGTDFNGHAVMSAASTVPKLGWSVLFEQPTTQALMPIRDQLVRIALLIGMGLMVAILAGTLLARRMIIPITALRDGAHKLGEGDFSHRIEVRTSDELEDLAGQFNRMAGQIQETYSNLETKVDERTRDLAQSINELKVLEEVGRAVASSLDLNAVLPTIAARAIEITHADAVLIYGFDAERRRFHLVEANGIDKSADGAHVTIDEGENILSDAARSGEPIALPDLDHAAEQPLREVAIAAGFHSVLVVPLVDQQGTLGSLVVLRRAGGEFAGSIIGLMRTFANQAVLAMRNARLFTEVDHKGRELEAASETVRAQADKLKQQTEQLKDWNKSLEERVKTQLGEIERIRKLERFLAPQVAQLIASSDSPEGLLTSQRREVTVVFCDLRGFTAFTEATEPEEAMNVLREYHAALGKLIFKYEGTLDKYAGDGVMILFNAPIQFEDHTKRAVKMAVEMRETIGPLTERWRNRGHSLGFGIGIAVGYATLGQVGFEQRLEYAAIGSVTNLASRLCGEAKPNQIVVSRRVYGIVEPFVEARALDDLQLKGFNHPVLAMEILSWREEVANVVDAAAVRMRG is encoded by the coding sequence ATGGCAGGAGCGAACGACAAGAGACGGTTTCTGCGCGAGGGCCTGTTCGCCAAATACGTCGTCTCCCTCGTCGGCCTCGTCGTGTTCGTCCTCGCCGTCAACGGCGCGATGGAGACCTGGATCTCCTACCGCGCCACCCGGACGCAGCTCACCGACGGCCTCGAGGACAAGGCGCAAGCAGCGGCCCGCCGGATCGAGCAGTCGATCTCGGAGCTCGATCGCCAGATCAGCTGGGTGACGCGGGCGAGCCAGGACACCCTCGAGAAGCGCCGCGCCGACTACGCATCGCTGCTGCACCAGGTCTCCGTCGTCAACCAGCTGTTCCAGCTCAACGGTGACGGCCGCGAGGTGCTGCGCGTCTCGCGCCAGTCGACCACGACCGGCAGCAACGCCGACCTCTCCCGCGACATGCGCTTCACCGAGACCGTCGCCCGCGGCGTCAGCTATGCGCCAGCATGGTTCGTCGACCGGACGCCGTTGATGTCGATCTCGGTGGCGCATTCCGGCTTCAATGCCGGCGTCACCGTGGCGGAGATCGATCTCAGCTTCCTCTCCGACTTCCTGTCGGACGCGCAAGTCGGCAAGGCCGCCTTTGCCTATGTGGTCGATCCGCGCGGCCGCGTGCTGGCGACATCGTCGAAAGGGCCCGATGTCGGCAAGGACCTGTCGAAGCTGCCGCAGGTTGCGGCCGCGATCGCGCCCGGCCACGAGCCCGACACCTCGGGCACCGACTTCAACGGCCATGCGGTGATGAGCGCCGCGAGCACCGTGCCGAAGCTCGGCTGGAGCGTGCTGTTCGAGCAGCCGACCACGCAGGCGCTGATGCCGATCCGCGACCAGCTGGTGCGCATCGCGCTCCTGATCGGGATGGGCCTGATGGTCGCGATCCTCGCCGGCACGCTGCTCGCCCGTCGCATGATTATCCCGATCACGGCGCTGCGCGACGGCGCGCACAAGCTCGGCGAGGGCGATTTCAGCCACCGCATCGAGGTGCGCACCTCGGACGAGCTGGAAGATCTCGCCGGCCAGTTCAACCGCATGGCCGGCCAGATCCAGGAGACCTATTCGAACCTGGAGACCAAGGTCGATGAGCGCACGCGCGATCTCGCGCAGTCGATCAACGAGCTGAAAGTTCTGGAGGAAGTCGGCCGCGCCGTTGCCTCCTCGCTCGATCTCAACGCCGTGCTGCCGACGATCGCCGCGCGCGCGATCGAGATCACCCATGCCGACGCGGTGCTGATCTACGGCTTCGATGCCGAGAGGCGCCGCTTCCACCTGGTCGAGGCCAATGGCATCGACAAATCCGCAGACGGCGCCCATGTCACCATCGACGAAGGCGAGAACATCCTGAGCGATGCCGCCAGGAGCGGCGAGCCGATCGCGCTTCCCGATCTCGATCATGCCGCCGAGCAGCCGCTGCGCGAGGTCGCGATCGCCGCCGGCTTCCACTCGGTGCTGGTTGTGCCGCTGGTCGACCAGCAGGGCACGCTCGGCTCGCTGGTGGTGCTGCGCCGCGCCGGTGGCGAGTTCGCCGGCAGCATCATCGGCCTGATGCGCACCTTCGCCAACCAGGCCGTGCTGGCGATGCGCAATGCGCGCCTGTTCACCGAGGTCGATCACAAGGGCCGCGAGCTGGAGGCGGCGAGCGAGACCGTGCGCGCCCAGGCCGACAAGCTCAAGCAGCAGACCGAGCAGCTCAAGGACTGGAACAAGTCGCTGGAGGAACGCGTCAAGACCCAGCTCGGCGAGATCGAGCGCATCCGCAAGCTCGAGCGTTTCCTGGCGCCGCAGGTGGCGCAGCTGATCGCGTCGTCCGACAGCCCGGAAGGGCTACTCACCAGCCAGCGCCGCGAGGTGACCGTGGTGTTCTGCGATTTGCGCGGCTTCACCGCGTTCACGGAAGCGACCGAGCCGGAAGAGGCGATGAACGTGCTGCGCGAATATCACGCAGCGCTCGGCAAGCTGATCTTCAAATACGAGGGCACGCTCGACAAATATGCCGGCGACGGCGTGATGATTCTGTTCAACGCGCCGATCCAGTTCGAGGACCACACCAAGCGCGCCGTGAAGATGGCGGTGGAGATGCGCGAAACCATCGGCCCCTTGACCGAACGCTGGCGCAACCGCGGGCACAGTCTGGGCTTCGGCATCGGCATTGCGGTCGGCTATGCCACGCTCGGCCAGGTCGGCTTCGAGCAGCGGCTGGAATATGCCGCGATCGGCAGCGTCACCAACCTTGCCTCGCGCCTCTGCGGCGAGGCCAAGCCCAACCAGATCGTGGTCAGCCGCCGCGTCTACGGCATCGTCGAGCCTTTCGTCGAAGCCCGCGCCCTCGACGATCTCCAGCTCAAGGGCTTCAATCACCCCGTACTCGCCATGGAGATTTTGAGCTGGCGCGAGGAGGTGGCGAACGTGGTGGATGCCGCGGCGGTTCGGATGCGGGGTTAA